The following coding sequences lie in one Arachis stenosperma cultivar V10309 chromosome 5, arast.V10309.gnm1.PFL2, whole genome shotgun sequence genomic window:
- the LOC130979276 gene encoding uncharacterized protein LOC130979276 isoform X1 → MATLHCNSLTLNKPCYQQSSRTRPPFLYPVFSSTRFVPNIGSSTSRSFKTSTSFSRWSGTVSAVVSEGSAVGASFSATEVFKLTYLEGNSWLWNVGGANILVDPILVGNLDFGIPWLYDAAKKVLKKFQLSDLPEIDCLLITQSLDDHCHLKTLNPFSQKFPNVRVIATPNAKTLLDPLFNNVTYVEPGESSVIESKNGSNICIKATAGPVLGPPWQRPENGYIVRSPQGQLSLYYEPHCVYNQNLVEKEKVDIVITPVIKQLLPNFTLVSGQEDAVKLAKLLQARFIVPMKNGDLDSKGVLASLVQSEGTIESFKDLLSRELPDAKFIEPAIGVPLEISAN, encoded by the exons ATGGCCACGCTTCACTGCAATTCACTCACTCTTAATAAACCGTGTTATCAACAATCCTCAAGAACAAGACCACCCTTCTTGTACCCCGTTTTCTCATCCACTCGTTTTGTACCAAATATTGGATCCTCTACCTCTAGGTCATTCAAGACCTCAACTTCTTTCAG CAGGTGGAGTGGGACTGTTTCTGCTGTTGTTTCAGAGGGGAGCGCCGTTGGGGCGAGTTTTTCTGCGACTGAGGTCTTCAAACTGACATATTTGGAG GGAAATAGTTGGCTGTGGAATGTTGGTGGGGCTAACATATTGGTTGATCCAATTTTGGTTGGTaacttggattttggaattccTTGGCTATATGATGCTGCTAAGAAAGTGTTAAAGAAGTTCCAG CTCAGTGATCTTCCTGAAATCGATTGCCTACTCATTACACAAAGCCTTGATGATCATTGCCATTTGAAGACCTTGAACCCTTTCTCTCAGAAATTCCCAAATGTTAGAGTTATAGCAACTCCTAACGCCAAAACTTTGCTTGATCCTCTGTTCAACAAT GTTACATATGTTGAACCTGGAGAGAGCTCTGTTATTGAATCAAAGAATGGTTCCAACATCTGCATTAAGGCTACAGCAGGACCAGTTCTTGGACCTCCTTGGCAACGCCCTGAGAACGG GTATATTGTTAGATCTCCACAGGGGCAATTGTCTCTTTACTATGAACCTCACTGTGTGTACAATCAAAATCTGGTTGAGAAGGAAAAGGTAGATATCGTGATCACGCCGGTGATAAAGCAGCTTTTGCCGAATTTTACCCTGGTTTCAGGACAAGAAGATGCTGTGAAACTCGCTAAGCTGCTGCAAGCCAG GTTCATTGTGCCAATGAAAAATGGTGACCTAGATAGCAAAGGAGTACTAGCAAGCTTAGTTCAGTCTGAAGGAACAATAGAATCATTTAAG
- the LOC130979276 gene encoding uncharacterized protein LOC130979276 isoform X2, with amino-acid sequence MATLHCNSLTLNKPCYQQSSRTRPPFLYPVFSSTRFVPNIGSSTSRSFKTSTSFRWSGTVSAVVSEGSAVGASFSATEVFKLTYLEGNSWLWNVGGANILVDPILVGNLDFGIPWLYDAAKKVLKKFQLSDLPEIDCLLITQSLDDHCHLKTLNPFSQKFPNVRVIATPNAKTLLDPLFNNVTYVEPGESSVIESKNGSNICIKATAGPVLGPPWQRPENGYIVRSPQGQLSLYYEPHCVYNQNLVEKEKVDIVITPVIKQLLPNFTLVSGQEDAVKLAKLLQARFIVPMKNGDLDSKGVLASLVQSEGTIESFKDLLSRELPDAKFIEPAIGVPLEISAN; translated from the exons ATGGCCACGCTTCACTGCAATTCACTCACTCTTAATAAACCGTGTTATCAACAATCCTCAAGAACAAGACCACCCTTCTTGTACCCCGTTTTCTCATCCACTCGTTTTGTACCAAATATTGGATCCTCTACCTCTAGGTCATTCAAGACCTCAACTTCTTTCAG GTGGAGTGGGACTGTTTCTGCTGTTGTTTCAGAGGGGAGCGCCGTTGGGGCGAGTTTTTCTGCGACTGAGGTCTTCAAACTGACATATTTGGAG GGAAATAGTTGGCTGTGGAATGTTGGTGGGGCTAACATATTGGTTGATCCAATTTTGGTTGGTaacttggattttggaattccTTGGCTATATGATGCTGCTAAGAAAGTGTTAAAGAAGTTCCAG CTCAGTGATCTTCCTGAAATCGATTGCCTACTCATTACACAAAGCCTTGATGATCATTGCCATTTGAAGACCTTGAACCCTTTCTCTCAGAAATTCCCAAATGTTAGAGTTATAGCAACTCCTAACGCCAAAACTTTGCTTGATCCTCTGTTCAACAAT GTTACATATGTTGAACCTGGAGAGAGCTCTGTTATTGAATCAAAGAATGGTTCCAACATCTGCATTAAGGCTACAGCAGGACCAGTTCTTGGACCTCCTTGGCAACGCCCTGAGAACGG GTATATTGTTAGATCTCCACAGGGGCAATTGTCTCTTTACTATGAACCTCACTGTGTGTACAATCAAAATCTGGTTGAGAAGGAAAAGGTAGATATCGTGATCACGCCGGTGATAAAGCAGCTTTTGCCGAATTTTACCCTGGTTTCAGGACAAGAAGATGCTGTGAAACTCGCTAAGCTGCTGCAAGCCAG GTTCATTGTGCCAATGAAAAATGGTGACCTAGATAGCAAAGGAGTACTAGCAAGCTTAGTTCAGTCTGAAGGAACAATAGAATCATTTAAG